A window from uncultured Fibrobacter sp. encodes these proteins:
- a CDS encoding FISUMP domain-containing protein, translating to MKLSPNLLFSLCGALSLVVFFAACGDDSSEKIAKVDEASSVAFSCAAEELANKSGVKIVCNGDSVGVVLNGTAGADGKDGADGKDGKSGTNGKNGTNGKPGAGCTVSQTAVDTVLVTCGADSVVLPIYVPENSSSSQDVLDSEQIAVSLDSISGVTQKGPFLSGSKVTLYELEDGRSLNQTGNTFNGKILNDEGLFRFNSRSLPSQYVMLEAKGFYRNEVTGENSNAELKLYAVTNVLLRRMANINLLTHLEYERVIHLVKKEKYTVRRAKIQAQKEIFALLDIDASNFSSSEDLNIAGSSDEDGALLAFSVLLQGDRTVAELSELLTKIASDMEKDGKWNDSVTRMQIADWAADADVRGRLDSVRKHVEGWHLSLVVPRFEPYVRHFWYKMYGLDSCNANNVGEIVKAAAGANKDNDVRYICRENGLWGLASDLEKDTYKWEAGTDGEVKKGIFSDSAYYVYDAMENGWRVASVDEKALLLGCTSRIRDTVVAGVENYYVCVRKAGFSYREDCSSKKNCPDVGYTWSSPFANRVLESVYPGCLDDNHGKIQLPELPDDTRCVVKYVWNSVVSNYVAENTHNKICTEKRDAQMRVGLIDKNSYFVCDSFRWRDATTIEEKLKEACSVSRRDSLAKDTALVCDEYGWREASFYDYPKAYFFEPEDSYDSLLTDTRDGRKYRVITIGNQQWMAENLNFNDSSNNLMYNTLCYGHETHTGGEHEENCEKGGRLYSWTAAMNINDKWYKASATAAGKIKSPHQGICPEGWHIPDSREWIELFQCEDGLNCDADWNAFKAKNLPEWKGGTNVTKFTAYPTWTGSIGYGMGSASEKETACWWTTDEDDGYETKAYNAYIGTNRGGVDSAKEKTDGCAVRCVRNLAE from the coding sequence ATGAAACTGAGTCCGAACCTTCTGTTTAGTCTTTGCGGTGCGCTTAGTCTTGTCGTTTTCTTTGCAGCGTGTGGCGATGACTCCTCCGAAAAAATTGCAAAGGTCGATGAAGCCTCTTCTGTAGCGTTCTCTTGCGCTGCAGAAGAACTTGCTAATAAAAGCGGTGTTAAAATCGTTTGCAACGGCGATTCCGTTGGTGTCGTCTTAAACGGAACTGCGGGTGCTGATGGCAAGGACGGCGCTGACGGTAAAGATGGAAAATCTGGAACCAATGGCAAAAACGGAACGAATGGAAAGCCGGGTGCTGGCTGCACGGTTTCTCAGACTGCTGTAGATACGGTGCTTGTCACTTGTGGTGCGGATTCCGTTGTCTTGCCGATTTATGTTCCAGAGAATAGTTCCTCAAGTCAGGACGTTCTTGATTCCGAGCAAATAGCGGTTTCTTTGGATTCGATTTCGGGCGTGACGCAGAAGGGACCGTTCCTTTCGGGCTCCAAGGTGACTCTTTACGAACTCGAAGATGGTCGCTCCTTGAACCAGACGGGGAATACCTTTAACGGAAAAATCCTGAATGACGAGGGGCTATTCCGTTTCAACTCTCGTTCGCTCCCAAGTCAATACGTAATGCTAGAGGCTAAGGGCTTTTACCGCAACGAGGTGACGGGTGAAAATTCCAACGCCGAACTGAAACTTTACGCCGTGACAAACGTGCTGCTTCGCCGTATGGCCAATATTAACTTGTTGACGCACCTGGAATATGAACGTGTCATTCATTTGGTGAAAAAAGAAAAATATACGGTACGCAGGGCTAAGATTCAGGCGCAAAAGGAAATTTTTGCTCTCTTGGATATCGATGCGTCGAACTTCAGCAGTTCCGAAGATTTGAATATCGCGGGGTCTAGCGATGAAGACGGTGCCCTGCTTGCATTCTCAGTCCTATTGCAAGGGGACCGCACCGTGGCGGAACTTTCAGAGCTTCTAACGAAAATTGCAAGTGACATGGAAAAAGACGGAAAGTGGAACGATTCCGTTACGCGAATGCAGATTGCCGATTGGGCTGCCGATGCCGATGTTCGCGGGCGACTCGATTCTGTCCGCAAGCATGTGGAAGGCTGGCACTTGTCCTTGGTTGTGCCCAGGTTTGAGCCCTATGTTAGGCATTTCTGGTACAAGATGTATGGGCTCGACTCCTGTAACGCAAATAATGTAGGCGAAATCGTCAAGGCCGCAGCCGGGGCCAATAAGGACAATGATGTCCGCTACATTTGCCGTGAAAACGGTTTGTGGGGCTTGGCGAGCGATCTTGAAAAGGATACCTACAAATGGGAGGCTGGCACAGATGGCGAAGTGAAAAAGGGAATTTTCTCGGATAGTGCTTATTATGTCTACGATGCCATGGAAAATGGCTGGCGCGTTGCAAGTGTTGATGAAAAAGCCCTGTTGTTAGGGTGCACGTCCAGGATTCGAGATACCGTTGTTGCAGGCGTTGAGAATTACTATGTCTGTGTGCGTAAAGCGGGTTTCTCGTACAGGGAGGACTGTTCCTCTAAAAAGAATTGCCCGGATGTTGGTTATACCTGGTCTAGTCCGTTTGCAAACAGAGTGTTGGAAAGTGTGTATCCAGGTTGTCTTGACGATAATCATGGAAAAATTCAGCTGCCGGAATTGCCTGACGATACGCGATGTGTGGTTAAGTATGTTTGGAATTCGGTAGTCTCCAATTATGTTGCCGAAAATACGCATAATAAGATTTGTACGGAAAAAAGAGATGCACAAATGCGGGTGGGGTTAATAGACAAGAATTCCTACTTTGTGTGCGATAGCTTTAGATGGCGTGATGCTACCACTATTGAAGAAAAATTGAAGGAAGCATGTTCTGTTTCTAGGCGGGATTCCTTGGCTAAGGATACGGCTTTGGTATGCGATGAATATGGCTGGCGAGAGGCGAGTTTCTACGATTATCCGAAGGCCTATTTCTTTGAACCTGAAGACTCCTATGATTCCCTGTTGACGGATACCCGCGATGGGCGCAAGTACAGGGTCATTACAATAGGCAACCAGCAATGGATGGCGGAAAACCTGAACTTTAATGATAGCAGTAACAATTTGATGTATAACACGCTTTGTTATGGGCATGAAACGCATACCGGTGGCGAACACGAAGAAAATTGCGAAAAGGGCGGACGCCTTTATTCCTGGACCGCTGCGATGAATATCAATGATAAGTGGTATAAAGCCTCTGCGACTGCAGCGGGTAAAATTAAATCGCCGCATCAGGGAATTTGCCCGGAAGGCTGGCATATACCGGATTCTAGGGAATGGATTGAGCTGTTCCAATGTGAAGATGGATTAAACTGTGATGCAGACTGGAATGCTTTCAAGGCGAAAAATCTCCCCGAATGGAAAGGGGGTACGAATGTTACCAAGTTCACCGCCTATCCGACTTGGACGGGGAGCATTGGTTATGGAATGGGGTCTGCGAGTGAAAAGGAAACGGCCTGTTGGTGGACTACGGATGAAGATGACGGATATGAAACTAAAGCGTATAACGCTTATATTGGAACCAACAGGGGCGGGGTAGATTCTGCCAAGGAAAAAACGGATGGATGTGCTGTCCGTTGCGTGAGAAATTTAGCTGAATAG
- a CDS encoding fibrobacter succinogenes major paralogous domain-containing protein, translating into MKTHALIFTLALSSLFFAACGEQGTTENVTNINQIGMEVVSSVKDLPKCTKDNEGEQALVKGESSIRVCVDGKWFATKESAKDTVFVAGDTVYLDNGNYSCTTKELKDKSGLKIICNGDSIGVVLNGVNGKDGEKGDVGKEGKNGAGCTLAAQTDSSVTIKCGDSTMTLNFRGGADTTSSDTLELDSEKVAISLDSLSGYSQKGPFLKGSSVLLYELSDGRTLKQMGNSFSSVITSNDGRYKFSSRNLVSQYALIEVEGKYRNEVTGNNTSSAIKLQAYTNMLMRRSANVNLLTHLEKDRVYHLVTKENKTVRAAKKQAQAEIFEAFHIDASKFKTESEDLDVFGKTDADAALLAISVLLQGDGDETDLSVLLTEMADDLAEDGAWDNPAKRTELADWAITADSALNVTRSKFVEIRKHVSDWKLSDSVPHFEWFARPFYGTELGLGVCGKDVPMETVKHVSNRNSMYYAESYVDTARNVRFKCSFQGGSPNARWVMAKDIEKDTMGWGKDFSTGNVRNGQVNQYITYVFENGYWRQGTDLDSIFEKHYGGSACIKDDTTSFRYNKKFYECRKQLYGGISRKWVPIESEKYNDTQDSLVECQKGKNGRYGYGAILKGYLKSTNKYVCDADTFRLVTPTELEWNRGCVSYIHGTSVMFDGQYSYYKCTEDGWKFDVEKNSGTIKDDAGTEYRTIMIENQVWMAENLNYEVEGQSYCYNDSLDSCAKYGRLYTWAAAVGKTEEECGYGKDCELTEPVRGVCPEGWHLPSGSEWKTLDSAVGSIPYAMQAKGFVNWSGATDTYGLSVFPAGGYCDGSYSNVGSGAIFWSSTEHIYSGASAYYWYVMTDRSGLNYNYCKVNAYSVRCVKDAP; encoded by the coding sequence ATGAAAACTCACGCCCTTATTTTTACACTCGCTCTTTCGTCTCTTTTCTTCGCCGCTTGCGGTGAGCAGGGAACGACCGAAAATGTCACGAACATTAACCAGATTGGCATGGAGGTTGTGTCGTCGGTGAAGGATTTGCCGAAATGCACCAAGGACAACGAAGGTGAACAGGCTCTTGTAAAGGGGGAATCCTCGATTCGCGTTTGTGTAGATGGCAAGTGGTTTGCCACGAAGGAATCCGCGAAAGATACGGTGTTCGTGGCGGGCGATACCGTTTACCTGGATAATGGCAATTACAGTTGCACCACGAAGGAACTCAAGGACAAGAGCGGCTTAAAGATTATCTGCAACGGCGATAGCATTGGCGTGGTATTGAACGGTGTAAATGGAAAGGACGGCGAGAAAGGTGATGTTGGTAAGGAAGGCAAAAACGGTGCTGGCTGTACGTTAGCCGCTCAGACGGATTCCTCGGTCACTATCAAGTGCGGCGATTCTACGATGACGCTGAATTTTAGGGGTGGGGCGGATACGACCTCTAGTGACACATTGGAATTGGATTCGGAAAAGGTTGCAATTTCGCTGGATTCGCTCTCGGGCTATTCGCAGAAAGGCCCGTTCTTGAAAGGATCTTCAGTTTTGTTGTATGAACTTTCGGATGGCCGAACCCTCAAGCAGATGGGTAATTCTTTTTCTAGTGTCATTACGAGTAATGATGGCCGCTACAAGTTTAGCTCACGTAATCTAGTTAGCCAATATGCCCTGATTGAAGTGGAAGGTAAGTATCGTAACGAGGTGACAGGCAATAATACGAGCTCGGCTATCAAATTGCAGGCCTACACCAATATGCTTATGCGTAGGTCTGCCAATGTGAATCTGCTGACGCACCTTGAAAAAGACCGTGTGTATCATCTGGTAACGAAGGAAAATAAAACGGTAAGGGCGGCAAAAAAGCAGGCTCAGGCTGAAATTTTTGAAGCGTTCCACATTGATGCGAGCAAATTCAAGACGGAATCTGAAGACTTAGATGTGTTTGGCAAGACGGATGCAGATGCCGCACTCCTCGCCATCTCGGTTCTGTTGCAGGGCGATGGTGATGAAACGGATCTTTCGGTGCTCTTGACGGAAATGGCTGACGATTTGGCGGAAGATGGTGCATGGGACAATCCTGCGAAGAGGACTGAACTCGCAGATTGGGCTATTACTGCTGATTCAGCTCTAAATGTTACAAGAAGTAAGTTTGTCGAGATTCGCAAGCATGTCAGTGATTGGAAACTTTCAGACTCTGTGCCGCATTTTGAGTGGTTCGCACGCCCCTTTTATGGGACTGAGCTAGGCCTAGGTGTTTGTGGAAAGGATGTCCCGATGGAAACTGTAAAGCATGTTTCGAACAGGAATTCAATGTATTATGCTGAAAGCTATGTTGATACGGCACGGAATGTTCGCTTTAAGTGTAGTTTCCAAGGCGGAAGCCCAAACGCCAGATGGGTAATGGCGAAGGATATCGAGAAGGACACCATGGGTTGGGGAAAAGACTTCTCTACAGGAAATGTAAGAAATGGCCAGGTGAATCAGTATATTACGTATGTTTTTGAAAACGGCTACTGGCGGCAGGGAACGGATCTTGATAGCATATTTGAAAAACACTATGGTGGATCGGCGTGCATTAAGGATGATACGACTTCGTTCAGGTATAATAAAAAGTTTTACGAATGCAGGAAACAGTTATACGGCGGTATTTCGCGTAAGTGGGTCCCAATTGAATCTGAAAAGTACAACGATACGCAGGATTCACTTGTAGAATGTCAAAAGGGAAAGAATGGCCGCTATGGCTATGGCGCGATTCTTAAGGGTTATTTGAAATCAACCAATAAGTATGTGTGTGATGCGGATACGTTTAGGCTTGTGACCCCTACGGAATTAGAATGGAATAGGGGATGCGTCAGCTACATTCATGGCACAAGTGTGATGTTTGATGGACAATACTCCTATTACAAATGTACCGAAGACGGTTGGAAATTCGATGTCGAAAAAAATTCGGGAACGATAAAGGATGATGCCGGAACAGAGTATAGAACGATAATGATTGAAAATCAGGTGTGGATGGCTGAAAATCTGAATTATGAAGTAGAAGGTCAGAGCTACTGCTACAACGATTCTCTCGATAGCTGCGCAAAGTATGGTAGACTCTATACTTGGGCTGCAGCGGTAGGAAAAACCGAAGAAGAATGCGGCTACGGCAAGGATTGCGAACTGACTGAACCGGTTCGAGGCGTATGCCCCGAAGGTTGGCACCTTCCCAGTGGCAGCGAATGGAAAACGCTTGATTCTGCTGTGGGTAGCATTCCCTATGCGATGCAGGCGAAAGGCTTTGTGAATTGGTCTGGCGCGACGGATACTTACGGATTATCAGTTTTCCCTGCTGGTGGCTATTGCGATGGCAGCTACAGTAATGTCGGCTCTGGGGCTATATTCTGGAGCTCGACTGAGCATATTTACAGTGGTGCCAGCGCTTACTACTGGTATGTCATGACGGACCGTTCAGGCCTCAACTACAATTACTGTAAGGTCAACGCCTATTCCGTCCGTTGCGTAAAGGATGCTCCATAG
- a CDS encoding FISUMP domain-containing protein yields the protein MEQFINNVIASHKGAWQSIVAILAAVLLSACGENTTTEKIVEVATGGTEIVSSVKDLPKCTKNNEGEQALVKGESSIRVCVDGKWFATKESSKDTVFMAGDTVYLDNSNYSCTTKELKDKSGLKIICNGDSIGVVLNGVNGKDGEKGDPGVAGKDGEKGEQGIQGEKGDPGAAGKDGKNGTDGKNGTNGTNGTNGKDGAGCTIVKQTDTSATIKCGDSTMTLNFRGGGASADTTSSDTLELDSEKVAISLDSLSGYSQKGPFLKGSTVYLYELSDGRTLKQTNGNFTSTINSNDGRYKFQSRDLVSQYALLVVDGKYRNEVTGRNTTTDIKLQAYTNMLMRKSANVNLLTHLEKDRVFYLVTKEKMTVRAAKKQAQAEILKAFHIDASQFKTESEDLDVFGKTDADAALLAISILLQRDSSETELSVLLTDMANDLAEDGSWDDAERKAEIADWVVSIDSYASTSNSKLATYRTNVMNWGLGDVPDFEKFVRSFWSEELGLGVCGSDSVPEGTVKNVPNSKSTMYYTKNYNDITSIGEKIRFICDDASLFRWRVATDIEKDTMGWGHKFNEGAVRNGRLNSTLTYVYENKNWRHGTNVDSLVGKGCVAWRKDTVALGSDKNWYKCVNQAWRIATDIEKDTATWGAGEFNGEVRNGQINTTTTYVYQDDNWRLGTALDSLLVKEAEGTACLTVGDTSTVKYKDVYYVCTANTDGAVRGWKVAPDIYNDTYEARGECNKMGTYGDGTLLKGRVNTDKTYACDGGEFRVAKPKEIEFALGCTSYNQGFFKKTAESDYAEYGFVCKENSEWDSYVTIQRIESKFGRLNDERDGKSYYTIKIGEQTWMAENLNLDYKVDGSTYGTYTNTDNGETYGRYYTWAAVMDSAGLYSDNSKGCGYGNPKTKTCTVATSARGICPEGWHIPTWAEWNTLYSAIGSSPYAMQAKGFDGWSSATDTYGFSALPAGYYYNGNFYYVGSDAYFWSATEYSGNFACRWYLGASNADHCSTKVDGYSVRCLKD from the coding sequence ATGGAACAATTCATTAACAACGTCATTGCGAGCCACAAAGGGGCGTGGCAATCCATCGTAGCTATTCTCGCTGCAGTCCTTCTTTCTGCTTGCGGCGAAAATACCACCACCGAAAAAATTGTGGAAGTGGCAACTGGCGGCACCGAAATCGTTTCTTCGGTGAAAGACCTTCCCAAATGCACCAAGAACAACGAAGGTGAACAGGCTCTAGTGAAGGGCGAATCTTCGATTCGCGTTTGTGTAGATGGCAAGTGGTTTGCCACGAAGGAATCCTCGAAAGATACGGTGTTCATGGCGGGCGATACCGTTTACCTGGATAATAGCAATTACAGCTGCACCACCAAGGAACTTAAAGACAAGAGCGGCCTCAAGATTATCTGTAACGGTGATTCCATCGGCGTTGTGCTGAACGGTGTAAATGGAAAGGACGGCGAAAAAGGTGACCCTGGTGTTGCGGGAAAGGACGGGGAAAAGGGCGAACAGGGAATTCAGGGTGAAAAAGGGGATCCTGGTGCCGCCGGCAAAGATGGTAAAAATGGAACCGATGGCAAGAACGGAACTAACGGTACGAATGGAACCAACGGCAAAGACGGTGCTGGCTGTACAATTGTCAAGCAGACGGATACTTCTGCCACTATCAAGTGTGGTGATTCTACGATGACGCTGAATTTTAGGGGTGGGGGAGCTTCGGCGGATACGACCTCTAGTGACACATTGGAACTGGATTCTGAAAAGGTTGCAATTTCGCTGGATTCGCTCTCGGGCTATTCGCAGAAGGGACCGTTCCTGAAGGGTTCGACCGTTTATTTGTACGAACTTTCCGATGGCCGCACCTTGAAGCAGACGAATGGTAACTTTACGAGCACTATCAACAGTAACGATGGCCGCTATAAGTTCCAGTCGCGTGATTTGGTGAGCCAGTATGCATTGCTAGTGGTGGACGGCAAGTACCGAAACGAGGTGACCGGCAGGAATACGACCACGGATATCAAATTGCAAGCTTACACCAATATGCTAATGCGTAAGTCTGCGAACGTGAACTTGCTGACGCACCTTGAAAAGGACCGCGTGTTTTACCTGGTAACGAAGGAAAAAATGACGGTGAGGGCTGCTAAAAAGCAGGCTCAGGCTGAAATCTTGAAGGCATTCCATATTGACGCGAGCCAATTCAAGACGGAGTCCGAAGACCTCGATGTGTTCGGTAAAACGGACGCTGATGCCGCCCTCCTTGCTATTTCGATTCTTTTGCAACGTGATTCTAGTGAAACGGAACTCTCGGTGCTGTTGACGGATATGGCGAACGACTTGGCTGAAGATGGCTCCTGGGACGATGCCGAGAGAAAGGCTGAGATTGCCGATTGGGTTGTTTCTATAGATTCTTATGCATCTACATCGAATAGCAAACTGGCGACTTATCGAACCAATGTTATGAATTGGGGGCTCGGTGATGTTCCCGACTTCGAAAAGTTTGTTCGTAGTTTTTGGAGTGAAGAGCTTGGCCTTGGCGTATGTGGTAGCGATAGCGTTCCTGAGGGGACGGTGAAGAATGTACCGAATTCGAAATCAACAATGTACTATACCAAAAATTATAACGATATTACAAGTATTGGCGAAAAAATCCGCTTTATCTGTGATGACGCCAGCCTGTTCCGGTGGCGTGTGGCAACGGACATCGAAAAGGATACTATGGGCTGGGGCCATAAGTTCAACGAGGGCGCCGTCCGCAATGGTCGCTTGAATTCGACACTGACGTATGTCTATGAAAATAAGAACTGGCGCCATGGAACGAATGTTGATAGTTTGGTTGGAAAAGGTTGTGTGGCGTGGCGCAAGGATACGGTAGCGTTAGGTTCTGACAAAAACTGGTACAAGTGCGTGAATCAAGCTTGGCGTATTGCAACAGACATTGAGAAGGATACTGCAACTTGGGGGGCTGGCGAGTTTAATGGCGAAGTTCGCAATGGACAAATTAATACAACTACAACTTATGTCTATCAGGATGACAATTGGCGACTTGGAACTGCTTTGGATAGTTTGCTTGTAAAAGAGGCGGAAGGCACGGCTTGCCTTACGGTTGGAGACACCTCTACCGTCAAGTATAAAGATGTGTATTATGTATGTACGGCGAATACGGATGGTGCCGTGCGAGGATGGAAAGTCGCTCCCGATATCTACAACGATACCTACGAAGCGCGTGGTGAATGCAATAAAATGGGCACGTATGGTGACGGAACATTGCTGAAGGGCCGTGTGAATACGGACAAGACATACGCTTGCGACGGCGGAGAGTTCAGGGTGGCGAAACCCAAGGAAATAGAATTTGCTTTGGGTTGTACATCTTATAATCAGGGCTTCTTCAAAAAAACTGCAGAATCGGATTATGCAGAATATGGATTTGTTTGCAAGGAAAATAGTGAATGGGATTCGTATGTAACGATTCAAAGGATTGAATCGAAATTTGGAAGGCTAAACGATGAAAGGGATGGCAAGTCTTATTACACGATAAAGATTGGCGAACAGACCTGGATGGCCGAAAACCTAAACCTTGATTATAAGGTGGATGGCTCCACATACGGCACCTATACCAATACGGATAACGGCGAAACTTATGGGCGCTACTACACCTGGGCTGCCGTCATGGATTCGGCGGGCCTCTATTCCGATAACAGCAAGGGCTGCGGTTATGGCAATCCCAAGACCAAGACCTGCACGGTAGCAACTTCAGCAAGGGGCATCTGCCCCGAAGGCTGGCATATCCCGACTTGGGCAGAATGGAACACCTTGTATTCCGCAATCGGTAGTTCGCCTTACGCCATGCAGGCCAAGGGCTTTGACGGCTGGTCCAGCGCTACTGACACTTACGGGTTCTCCGCGCTTCCTGCTGGCTACTACTACAATGGCAATTTCTACTACGTCGGCTCGGACGCCTACTTCTGGAGTGCCACTGAGTACAGTGGCAATTTCGCCTGCCGCTGGTACTTGGGTGCGAGTAATGCGGACCACTGCAGCACCAAGGTCGACGGCTACTCGGTTCGTTGCCTCAAGGATTAA
- a CDS encoding FISUMP domain-containing protein, translating into MMNSKFEMKTIRCGALWAVAIALLLLAGCTIYDNYDIDLMEDAVAVLESSSSEEPCKDGDKNCEAESSSSEKEKVSSSETKESSSSEKESVRSSSSKGKDTTYVVIVNPSSGNEKSSSSTKAEPTSSENTKPKSSSSEGDDGWVCGDSTLTHNGFEYKTVLVKDKCWTKENMRHAPSAGKTICYDLDDANCEEYGRMYNYEAAEHACPKGWRLPTEEDFNAAVYYATGDYNYDEAGENFKSKSGWSVYNGDDLLGLSVLPSGYCQFDEFDEEPMCEMLTEQALLWTSDEATKNKSHTAWKLFTDDNTITKAALDNPDFAVVRCIKK; encoded by the coding sequence ATGATGAATTCGAAATTTGAAATGAAAACGATTCGTTGCGGGGCCCTTTGGGCCGTAGCAATCGCCCTGTTGCTCCTTGCAGGTTGCACCATTTATGACAACTATGACATTGACTTGATGGAAGACGCTGTGGCAGTCCTCGAAAGCAGCTCCAGCGAAGAACCGTGCAAGGATGGCGACAAGAACTGCGAAGCCGAATCTTCTAGCAGCGAAAAGGAAAAAGTTTCGAGCTCCGAAACAAAGGAGTCTTCTTCTTCGGAAAAAGAGTCCGTGCGTTCGAGCAGCTCCAAGGGAAAGGACACGACCTACGTGGTGATCGTAAACCCCAGTAGCGGAAACGAAAAGTCCAGCTCGTCGACCAAGGCGGAACCGACTTCTTCGGAAAACACGAAGCCGAAGTCTTCTTCTTCGGAAGGTGATGATGGCTGGGTTTGCGGTGATTCTACGCTTACGCATAATGGCTTTGAGTACAAGACTGTCCTTGTTAAGGACAAGTGCTGGACGAAGGAAAATATGCGTCATGCCCCGTCTGCGGGAAAGACGATCTGTTATGACTTAGATGATGCCAATTGTGAAGAGTATGGAAGAATGTATAATTATGAAGCCGCAGAACACGCATGCCCGAAAGGCTGGCGCCTTCCGACGGAAGAAGATTTTAATGCTGCCGTCTATTACGCTACGGGAGATTACAACTATGACGAAGCGGGTGAAAACTTTAAGTCTAAATCTGGCTGGAGCGTTTATAATGGCGATGACTTGCTAGGATTGTCTGTTCTTCCGTCTGGTTATTGTCAATTCGATGAATTTGATGAAGAACCTATGTGCGAAATGTTGACGGAGCAGGCTCTTTTGTGGACTTCTGACGAAGCTACCAAAAATAAGTCTCATACCGCTTGGAAGCTTTTTACGGATGATAATACAATCACAAAAGCTGCTTTAGACAATCCCGATTTTGCTGTGGTACGTTGCATCAAAAAATAA
- a CDS encoding PD-(D/E)XK nuclease family transposase, translated as MNRSDFFAMVKDVHQHPERLAEYRKTYKNIYPFSDGIFKMLMANEAKPERTVKFLNAMLMLSGGNAIKSFTLGVPENPGVLDDKSAIFDIYGVTQGGSPVLIEVQQTFNTLFVDRLIYYTSRVVSRTVKKSQDYNLPHIYVLSLLTENQFPLERDTYLHHAQLVRNRRMFYDKLDVYLVEVEKFFAIDDRTPLESREMTDRAEMLRIFRDVLEEKEIPAEKLQRLLDKEFAKDVSLQGFTDETLLNEVDGMTDMLYEKQGAYLQGKEDDRKEVAKILIDAGILTPEKAIFLLHINKRDLQSSEK; from the coding sequence ATGAACCGAAGTGACTTTTTTGCCATGGTGAAGGATGTCCACCAGCATCCCGAACGCCTCGCCGAATACCGCAAGACTTACAAGAACATTTACCCGTTCAGTGACGGCATTTTCAAGATGCTCATGGCGAACGAGGCCAAGCCCGAGCGCACAGTGAAGTTTCTGAATGCGATGCTTATGCTCTCCGGCGGGAATGCAATCAAGTCTTTTACGCTGGGAGTTCCCGAGAACCCAGGTGTTCTGGACGACAAGTCCGCCATTTTCGATATTTATGGCGTTACTCAAGGCGGTAGCCCCGTTCTTATCGAAGTTCAGCAGACCTTCAACACGCTTTTTGTCGACAGGCTTATTTACTACACTTCCCGCGTCGTTTCGCGCACAGTCAAGAAGTCGCAGGACTACAACCTGCCCCACATTTACGTACTTTCGCTGCTCACCGAGAACCAGTTCCCACTGGAACGGGATACCTACCTGCATCATGCACAGCTCGTGCGCAACCGCCGCATGTTCTACGACAAGTTGGATGTCTATCTTGTCGAAGTCGAGAAGTTCTTCGCCATTGATGACCGCACTCCCCTAGAAAGTCGTGAAATGACCGACCGTGCCGAAATGCTACGTATTTTTCGCGATGTCCTCGAAGAAAAGGAGATTCCTGCCGAAAAGTTGCAGCGGCTCCTTGACAAGGAGTTTGCGAAAGATGTATCTTTGCAAGGGTTCACCGACGAAACGCTTTTGAACGAGGTTGACGGAATGACGGACATGCTTTACGAAAAACAGGGCGCTTACCTGCAAGGGAAAGAAGACGACCGTAAGGAGGTTGCCAAAATTTTGATTGATGCCGGCATCCTTACTCCAGAAAAGGCAATTTTCCTTCTGCACATTAATAAAAGAGACCTTCAATCTAGCGAAAAATAA